In a genomic window of Pseudorasbora parva isolate DD20220531a chromosome 24, ASM2467924v1, whole genome shotgun sequence:
- the zgc:112982 gene encoding BCLAF1 and THRAP3 family member 3 — MSRPRSRSPIYSRIPTLHGRRAEGLYGDQMHSSVQSDAWRNPEYVNKVESNTHWKKESYQGEPHVDHWAKFIDAIEHAQKRAPSPMTRYHMQGNEERQPHSPRRLPREKLPSPDNTHFGVEEQYRMPSPGWNRNEVVEKELSSQHNHRESRDRSYPRYQEGRRHMDFGYHNEEHGDHERGSFSERSSKSDYREHHPSSKGFSDLGVQDQFVDHHRGFSPRRAPVIVEHDHGIAKQDSRNRDPPKTSGYPRNRDPPRPTEPQRNREPHRDRRDQGHHARTLQDRHPGRPNINPREESRKNYTSYGGESQGRERPRHMDQSRMEPHSRDSEGRREMNLRDVSDIDLRNRDRGSVQEWEEERPQRSHGRMMGQEEVRQRAPYNRNRNANVGPAPRMDFSEQETLKIKVDMSRPVRQSSHLGYSSDRQLSLDLVNVGRQRLDFLPLLEHSGTYRESAVHSGTFAQEIITLVHQVKESYFRGQGITLNQRFANEQYYSIQDEFKEEEEEEDEEEDMGNVRPVMNRQLGMVSSKTQIFCNIGADPRRQLVPDPSDLRYDLERRRQQRLEGVKITIAGGSLAQMAPDRHESELPYMSDDPEEADEPFRWSQQERERPKQWDGPRQRMPETSRQNLNPRGNSNRIGRPRGRRT, encoded by the exons ATGTCACGTCCGCGTTCAAGATCTCCTATTTATTCAAG AATCCCAACCCTTCATGGGAGGAGAGCTGAAGGATTATATGGTGACCAGATGCATTCATCGGTACAATCTGATGCGTGGAGAAACCCTGAATATGTCAACAAGGTAGAAAGTAACACACACTGGAAAAAGGAGTCCTATCAAGGAGAGCCACATGTCGACCACTGGGCAAAATTTATTGATGCAATAGAGCATGCTCAAAAAAGAGCACCTTCACCTATGACCAGATACCACATGCAAGGTAATGAAGAAAGACAGCCCCATTCTCCAAGGAGGCTGCCCAGGGAGAAGTTACCTTCCCCTGATAACACACATTTTGGTGTGGAAGAGCAATACAGGATGCCGTCACCAGGCTGGAACAGGAATGAAGTTGTTGAAAAGGAGCTCAGTTCACAGCACAATCACAGAGAATCGAGGGACAGGTCATATCCAAGATATCAAGAAGGAAGAAGACATATGGATTTTGGATATCATAATGAAGAACATGGCGATCATGAAAGAGGCTCCTTTTCAGAGAG GTCATCAAAGTCAGATTATAGGGAGCACCACCCTTCTTCTAAAGGATTTTCAGATTTGGGTGTCCAGGATCAGTTTGTTGACCATCACAGGGGCTTCAGCCCACGTCGTGCACCTGTCATTGTGGAACATGATCATGGAATCGCAAAACAAGACTCGAGGAACCGCGATCCCCCGAAAACAAGTGGCTATCCGAGGAACAGAGATCCACCTAGGCCAACTGAACCCCAGAGGAACCGGGAACCTCATCGAGATAGAAGAGACCAAGGTCATCATGCACGTACCTTACAAGACAGACACCCCGGACGACCAAATATTAACCCCCGAGAGGAGTCAAGGAAGAACTACACTTCTTATGGAGGAGAAAGTCAAGGGAGAGAGCGACCAAGACACATGGATCAATCTAGAATGGAGCCACATTCAAGAGACTCAGAAGGAAGGAGGGAAATGAATTTGAGGGATGTGAGTGATATTGATTTAAGGAACAGAGATAGGGGCTCTGTCCAGGAATGGGAGGAAGAGAGACCACAAAGGAGTCATGGGAGGATGATGGGACAAGAGGAGGTTCGCCAAAGAGCTCCGTATAACAGGAATCGTAACGCTAATGTTGGTCCCGCGCCTAGAATGGATTTCAGTGAACAGGAGACCCTCAAGATCAAGGTGGACATGAGTCGCCCCGTCAGGCAAAGCAG tcatttaGGATATTCTTCAGATAGGCAGTTATCATTGGACTTAGTCAATGTGGGTCGACAGCGCCTTGATTTCCTGCCCTTGCTGGAGCATTCTGGGACTTATAGGGAATCAGCGGTACATTCTGGGACATTTGCCCAAGAGATCATTACCCTTGTGCATCAAGTTAAAG AAAGTTACTTTAGGGGCCAAGGCATCACGCTTAATCAGCGATTTGCAAATGAACAGTATTACTCAATCCAGGATGAGTTTaaggaagaagaagaggaggaagatgaggaggaggatATGGGAAATGTGAGACCAGTCATGAATAG GCAACTCGGAATGGTTTCATCAAAAACTCAGATCTTCTGCAATATAGGGGCGGATCCA AGGCGACAGCTTGTCCCTGACCCTAGTGACCTCAGATATGACTTGGAGAGAAGAAGACAGCAGCGACTGGAGGGTGTGAAGATCACTATTGCTGGGGGAAGCTTAGCTCAAATGGCTCCTGATCG TCATGAAAGTGAGCTTCCCTACATGAGTGATGATCCTGAGGAGGCGGATGAGCCCTTTAGGTGGTCCCAACAAGAACGTGAGCGTCCAAAGCAATGG GATGGTCCTCGTCAAAGAATGCCAGAAACTAGCAGGCAAAACCTCAATCCAAGAGGGAATTCCAATCGCATTGGCAGACCACGTGGGCGGAGGACTTGA
- the lipib gene encoding lipase member H → MSMWRFLILMSTFMLCKGEDSECDNFTDLDFHESFMGTYLYVRLLLYARANLECGREFPHHNFTQEPLFNVTRPTTFVIHGYRPTGAPPIWINHIVHLLAAQKDMNILVVDWNRGAANLNYFTAVANTRGTAVNITGLIENMEKEGASLDSIHLIGVSLGAHVAGFIGAMLGGRVGRITGLDPAGPMFAGVPPEDRLDPTDAQFVDVLHTDMNSFGLRGTHGHIDFYANGGLDQPGCPKTIFSGKSYFVCDHQRSVFLYLCALNHTCNLTAYPCSSYSDFLSGQCLQCETFKPASCPVLGYDMSQWRDTLLRLGQTRAYFSTTAELPYSKTSYRVDLVTWNQFLRWGVVVLRLHNGKHVIETQIDNKLMRFEQYTSTRLLAQFDEDLYPIQKISLRIVTGNVIGPRYKIRLLHIRITPLENPNRPLICRYDIILEENAEVSFKPLPCH, encoded by the exons ATGTCAATGTGGCGTTTCCTGATTTTAATGAGCACCTTTATGCTTTGTAAAG GTGAGGACAGTGAGTGTGACAACTTCACTGATCTGGACTTCCATGAGTCTTTCATGGGGACCTATCTGTATGTGCGGCTGCTGCTCTACGCGCGTGCAAACCTGGAGTGCGGTCGGGAGTTCCCCCACCACAACTTCACTCAAGAACCCCTGTTCAATGTAACCCGACCCACTACCTTTGTCATACACGGGTACAGACCCACAGGGGCACCGCCTATCTGGATCAACCACATTGTGCACTTGTTAGCAGCACAGAAGGACATGAACATCCTGGTAGTGGACTGGAACAGAGGGGCTGCCAACCTCAATTACTTCACGGCGGTAGCCAACACACGGGGCACAGCTGTGAACATCACCGGCTTGATAGAAAACATGGAG AAAGAAGGAGCATCGCTTGACTCCATCCACCTGATTGGTGTCAGCCTGGGTGCACATGTTGCCGGGTTCATTGGCGCGATGCTGGGAGGACGAGTAGGCAGAATCACAG GTCTAGACCCAGCAGGGCCAATGTTTGCTGGTGTCCCCCCTGAGGACCGCCTTGATCCAACTGATGCCCAGTTTGTAGATGTGCTGCACACAGATATGAACT CCTTTGGCCTTAGAGGAACCCATGGCCATATTGATTTCTATGCCAATGGAGGATTAGATCAGCCTGGATGTCCTAAGACCATCTTCTCAG GGAaatcttattttgtgtgtgaTCACCAGAGGTCTGTTTTCCTGTACCTGTGTGCTCTGAATCACACCTGTAACCTTACGGCATACCCGTGTTCCTCGTACAGCGACTTCCTCAGCGGCCAGTGTTTGCAGTGTGAGACCTTTAAGCCCGCATCCTGTCCTGTTCTGG GTTATGACATGAGCCAGTGGAGGGATACACTCTTGAGGTTGGGGCAAACAAGAGCATATTTCTCAACTACGGCAGAGCTTCCCTACAGCA AAACAAGCTACAGAGTGGACCTAGTAACCTGGAACCAGTTTTTACGGTGGGGGGTGGTCGTACTCCGGCTGCACAATGGAAAACACGTAATAGAGACCCAGATAGATAA TAAGCTGATGAGGTTTGAGCAGTATACATCCACTCGACTACTGGCCCAGTTTGACGAGGATCTATATCCAATTCAGAAAATATCTTTGCGGATTGTCACTGGGAATGTTATTGGACCTCGATACAAGATAAGGCTGCTTCATATTCGGATAACTCCACTGGAAAATCCAAACAG GCCACTGATATGTCGATATGACATTATTTTGGAGGAGAATGCAGAGGTGTCTTTCAAACCGTTGCCCTGCCATTAA
- the zgc:112408 gene encoding stomatin, translating to MSIMLSSPREMSSNKIEPVSNEESDTNGILQSDGDQSRNSGFCGYLLTFFSFLFVFLTFPVSVWFCIKIVQEYERAVIFRLGRLLGGAKGPGLFWIIPCVDTFRKVDLRTVSFDIPPQEVLTKDSVTIMVDAVVYYRIFNPTVSITKVENANHATQMIAQTTLRNMLGTKSLADILKDREEMSEQMEAVLYAASKNWGIKVERVELKDVKLPTSLQRAMAAEAEATRDARAKVIAAEGEMNASRALKEAAIVMSESPSALQLRYMQTLTEIASERNSTIVFPLPIDLISSFMRR from the exons ATGTCTATAATGCTGTCTTCGCCGAGAGAGATGTCCAGTAACAAAATTGAACCTGTATCAAATGAAGAGAGTGATACAAATGGCATACTCCAGTCAG ATGGTGATCAGTCAAGGAACTCTGGGTTCTGTGGATACCTCCTTACTTTCTTCTCctttctctttgtctttcttACTTTTCCTGTCTCTGTGTGGTTTTGTATAAAG ATTGTCCAGGAATATGAAAGAGCAGTTATTTTTCGTTTGGGACGACTCCTTGGTGGTGCTAAAGGACCTG GTTTGTTCTGGATTATTCCATGTGTGGACACATTTCGGAAGGTTGATTTGAGGACAGTGTCTTTTGACATCCCTCCTCAAGAG GTGCTGACCAAAGACTCTGTGACTATTATGGTGGATGCGGTGGTCTACTATCGTATCTTTAACCCCACTGTCTCCATTACCAAAGTAGAGAATGCTAATCATGCCACGCAGATGATTGCACAGACTACCTTACGAAACATGTTGGGAACTAAAAGCCTGGCAGACATCTTAAAAGACCGTGAGGAGATGTCAGAACAGATGGAG GCTGTGCTGTATGCTGCATCCAAGAACTGGGGTATCAAAGTGGAACGGGTTGAGCTTAAAGATGTCAAACTGCCCACCTCTTTGCAGAGAGCCATGGCAGCTGAAGCAGAAGCCACCAGAGATGCCCGAGCTAAG GTGATCGCAGCAGAGGGAGAAATGAATGCCTCGCGTGCTCTGAAAGAGGCGGCAATCGTGATGTCAGAGTCCCCATCAGCACTTCAGCTGCGCTATATGCAAACACTTACTGAGATTGCCTCGGAAAGGAACTCAACTATTGTCTTTCCTCTTCCCATAGACCTCATCTCTAGTTTCATGAGAAGGTGA
- the abcc13 gene encoding ATP-binding cassette sub-family C member 2, with protein sequence MHKLFWLVPSTGSSQQQSNTTQGTDVSVEVGCVAELVVTLTCLWSCPLRVALYLGLLWGELGPGVLVGVVLLLVLIPVNSAVKNKAKQLQRTQRIIKEKSEQLIKEMLHKYQALKFLAWESWFHQRVTESRARELEILRILGYLTAFSMLDSICMPFLVGFSSLGVFVMVDDGNVLTASQVFTSVCFFRLLRPHLLELPGLLCVLKQAQQSLCHLEKIFLTEDLGNSQLVTTKGATEEIPPDSSQQSCDGCKDKLSNSDEKRKHNLFQKGSGEARRLYLRAFGWHWVSVTSLVYLSVCAVSLAQDAVLSAWTGEAKEVQGLEGWRELRNSRLSAFALLGLLQALLVCCAAYCLTCGSLRASHMLHSELLSDVLHLPVHSQKIDDRWLLQAFTQDMQVIDEELPKHMHSWLRSLLDILSTITLISFIMPVFSLAVCPLIMLFLRIQSHFSSAHIRIRHMEANPVVSVTSLECVTHSVEAPLFRPKHREVCLTHSLRALHQNLLVKYNKIISESWAALRFDGVAGIVLFLVSLILLETQPDSGLVALSLICAFNIKEALRQYPQAVSDINIDMLSMQRFSEFAKVEKEAAWTVTHNPPFDWPRHGEVNFRNYESEASSNCLPALRGINLTILKGEKIGVVSRGKADADGLVSSLFRSVEARSGAVLIDDVNIARMSLHDLRSRLQIISQVPVLFSGPLRANLDPFAQHTDAQVWLALELCHLKEHVRQLPAQLLHPVQRTSLTYSFGQRRLLCFARALLARVKILLVEEALPCVDIETEGLVRQLIHTEFKDCTVLWLTQNPLNVMHTDRVLVLNQGQAVKFDAPSTVLQQGPLFSQ encoded by the exons ATGCACAAGCTGTTCTGGCTGGTGCCCTCTACAGGAAG TTCTCAGCAACAATCCAACACAACTCAGGGGACGGATGTATCAGTCGAAGTTGGATGTGTAGCAGAGCTGGTGGTCACATTGACCTGTCTTTGGTCCTGCCCACTGAGAGTCGCTCTTTATCTGGGCTTACTGTGGGGAGAATTGGGCCCTGGCGTGCTGGTGGGGGTGGTATTGCTACTAGTCCTCATCCCTGTCAACTCCGCAGTGAAGAACAAAGCCAAACAGCTTCAG AGAACTCAGCGCATCATCAAGGAAAAGAGTGAACAGCTCATCAAGGAAATGTTGCATAAATACCAG GCGCTGAAGTTTCTTGCATGGGAGTCTTGGTTCCATCAGAGAGTTACAGAGTCACGGGCCAGGGAGCTGGAGATTTTAAGAATTCTGGGATATCTGACAGCCTTCTCTATGCTTGACTCTATCTGCATGCCTTTCCTG GTTGGTTTCTCTAGTCTTGGTGTGTTTGTCATGGTGGATGATGGGAATGTTCTCACAGCATCTCAGGTCTTTACGTCGGTCTGTTTCTTCAGATTGCTCCGCCCACATTTGCTTGAGCTCCCTGGGCTCTTGTGTGTTCTCAAGCAG GCACAGCAGTCTCTTTGCCATCTGGAGAAAATATTTCTCACAGAGGACCTGGGCAACTCTCAGTTAGTTACTACAAAAG GTGCTACAGAAGAAATTCCCCCTGACAGCTCTCAACAGTCATGTGATGG gtGTAAAGATAAGCTCAGTAATTCTGATGAGAAACGAAAACATAATCTATTCCAAAAA GGCAGTGGAGAGGCCCGCAGGCTGTATTTGAGGGCTTTCGGCTGGCACTGGGTGTCAGTTACCTCGCTGGTCTACCTGTCTGTGTGTGCCGTTAGTTTAGCGCAGGATGCCGTCCTAAGCGCATGGACTGGTGAAGCAAAAGAAGTTCAAGGCCTAGAGGGGTGGAGAGAGCTCAGAAACTCACGACTGTCTGCTTTCGCACTGCTCGGACTCCTTCAAG CCTTGCTCGTATGCTGTGCCGCCTACTGTCTGACCTGTGGTTCTCTCAGGGCGTCTCATATGCTACACTCTGAGCTACTGTCTGATGTTCTTCACCTGCCTGTACATTCCCAGAAGATAGATGACAGATGGTTATTGCAAGCTTTCACTCAG GATATGCAAGTGATTGATGAAGAGCTGCCCAAACATATGCACAGCTGGTTGAGGAGTCTTTTGGACATATTGAGCACCATCACTTTGATCAGTTTTATCATGCCAGTTTTCAGCCTAGCTGTGTGCCCGCTGATAATGCTCTTCCTCCGTATTCAG TCTCATTTTTCTTCGGCTCACATCCGAATTAGACACATGGAAGCAAATCCTGTTGTTTCAGTTACTTCTCTGGAGTGTGTGACACATAGTGTTGAAGCTCCACTTTTTAGGCCAAAACACAGGGAGGTGTGTCTGACGCACAGCCTCCGAGCCTTACATCAAAACCTGCTGGTCAAGTACAACAAAATCATCTCAGAAAG TTGGGCTGCGTTACGATTTGATGGTGTTGCTGGGATTGTGCTGTTCCTAGTCAGTCTAATTTTGCTTGAGACTCAACCTGACTCAGGGCTCGTGGCTCTGTCTTTGATCTGTGCCTTCAAT ATTAAAGAAGCTCTTCGCCAGTACCCTCAGGCTGTCTCTGATATCAACATTGACATGCTGAGCATGCAAAGATTTTCTGAATTTGCCAAAGTGGAAAAGGAG GCAGCATGGACAGTCACGCACAACCCACCCTTTGACTGGCCCCGGCACGGAGAGGTGAATTTCAGGAACTATGAGTCCGAAGCCTCCTCTAACTGCCTGCCAGCTCTTAGAGGAATTAATCTCACTATTTTAAAAGGGGAAAAG attGGAGTTGTAAGCAGGGGAAAAGCAGACGccgatggcttggttagcagtCTGTTCCGGTCAGTGGAGGCCAGGAGCGGTGCTGTGCTGATTGACGATGTAAACATTGCCCGCATGAGTCTGCATGACCTTCGTAGCCGTCTGCAAATAATTTCTCAG GTTCCTGTACTGTTCTCGGGTCCCCTGAGGGCAAACCTGGACCCGTTCGCTCAGCATACTGACGCGCAGGTGTGGCTGGCTTTGGAGCTCTGCCATCTCAAGGAGCATGTTCGGCAATTGCCTGCTCAGCTACTACACCCTGTTCAAAGAACATCGCTCACTTACAG CTTTGGCCAGAGGAGGCTGCTGTGTTTTGCCAGAGCCCTGCTTGCAAGGGTCAAAATCCTGCTTGTGGAAGAGGCTCTTCCTTGCGTGGACATAGAAACAGAGGGCCTGGTCCGACAGTTGATCCACACAGAGTTTAAAGACTGCACTGTACTGTGGCTCACTCAGAACCCGTTGAATGTCATGCACACTGACAG GGTGCTGGTTTTGAATCAGGGACAAGCTGTGAAGTTTGACGCCCCTTCCACAGTCCTCCAGCAGGGGCCGCTGTTCAGTCAATAA